The genome window GGCCTCCACCACCATTAGAGACAATAACCGAGTTTCAATCGTTTTTGGCGTGTGCTTGTTATCCTACGTAGTAGAGGAAGTAAAAATGATGCTTTAGGTCCAAAATCCCCACCCAAAAGCCATCGGAATCATCGACGGTGAGCTCACCACACAACGGTCTGATCATCGTTCCAGGAGTCGGACCGCCTCCGagccggtctaaccgccagaccCCACATCTCTCTACACGCCAACTGTCTGATTGCATTTGCCCACTATCTGACCACCACTCCCGACTGTCTGACCACCTAtgttggtggtctgaccgtggTCAACTCAGATAATACCGTTTCAGCGGAGTTCACtgtttgctgaaacttgtaaaattcataataaattcttcgtagctccaaaaattatgaaaccaattttatcgGCTTCATAATATCCtaatatacctattaaaaatattcccaactatgaaataattaattaattttctgagataaattaattaggttgaggcttcattaattcatcgttaattctttacaagtccaaaaattgtgaaaccaattttgttagtcttcttattactttttctagctaggaaaaatgttttcatgcattataaagtATATGTTATGgtatttcatcatatgcatattgtagcatgcattgttgcatttcattcatgctcatcattgaaTGCATTCTTCTTTAATGAATGAAGAACCGGAGCGTGGAGCGatcgtggttgaaggcgacgccaattCCCAGAGTTTCGTGAGTGTTGTACAGGGAGCATCAAGCAATCACCAGAGCAACAAgttaagcatctaagcatattgtacCCGTTGAATTGAagtgtggagtctaaaattgataagataTGCTCTATTTATGTTTGTATGTGTAGCGAGTCAATATCGGATTTATGTGGGTAGAaactatgttgattgcattacctctacgttgagttgttgaatatccacatccttatagccttggcgatattgttgatgtctaatttaTAAGgtcattcgaaatgcttagcgatGCATAGGTCACTGGTAGATGTCGAGTGGTGGAGTGTTCCATCGCTCGCAAGCTATAGGTTTTATTACGGTTCACTATGATAatattgatgatgttggttgggtgagttgtgaggatgagacgagatgtgggcagtatTAGGTGtgtcttctgcccaggaggagttccttggggtagttcgggagaggagcccgggcaCCATATACCGCtttgtatcgtttaagcacctTTCGTCGGTGCTGtaggctttagcactttccgtattTACTACAGGTCGTATTATGGGAAtgacaagccgaatacctttgtagctatggcCTTTTGGcatgcgagtcgatggtgtgagcgggcgggcttgtaagagtATCCAGATTGCTCCGAGAGAAGTTCTGGATGACTCCGACACCTATCGGCGCATGAGCAAATGATtgaggcttattgggaaaggttgactcgagtactcCCTTGCGTGAGCCTGTGTGGGCACGTGagctgtatggtcctcaagtcgtgtaggtaaaggagtaccctctgcagggtgtaaaaataattaaaattacacgctctcgatcatgagcatgcttctgtccatccgcatcggtcgtagagttacgagtgtgggatgatggtatggatggtctGTTGGGAAATATTGATGTTGGCTATTGATGTATTGCTATgtttccatttacatttatgtgcaagttGTTGGTTACATGGTATGTTAGTTAAgcatagatgctcacacatatgtgtctaggttgcttaagcatatgAATGTACTTAATCTTGTgatctttttcttgctaatggctcaatgcatgatccttggagtcgggttatttatatgtaccctatatggattaagtcttgctagtaccttcgtactaagctgctctacaggttttgcaggtgaggaagaggcggtgtttggctacttcacacctgctgagggtggcgggcatgagtaggcaatGGTCGCGCTTTTGggatgaagcctaagggcatatggattcacccaccttttgtggtctatagcttttgtttccgctgcgtagttctcttttggctaggagttgatcagttttagtttcctcctagatctcttttgttgtaaattgttaaacttgttaatccttaagaacttataatataatttaattactcactctttattaagcttgatTGTGAtggcttatgttggaaaggcatgtgttccgatcttgagcacaaaataTGTGCCGATACTACTgggatagtattctggttaatcttTGAAGTCGTGATTGagtaaatgatcaacttaatgattaattagaatactgtttggacggtttctcacagtgtggtatcagagtttggtttaataaagtagcctaaATAATGCTTAGGGTGTGGGTTAGTAAAGTGTCAAATCCACTAagtaacccactaaagttttttttatgcctctccatgattaatatgtataaaactactatattatgcccctaagtgtaatacgttgatgtttgttgcggagagacgcgtttgagaaagaaacatatagataggaatcgagcatACGTTAATTTTCTGTAACTcatatgcatgtttttttttccaagtaTAGGGTATTATGAGATCCAAGTAATGATATCCGGCTAATGCTATTATACTAAGTTAAAATTTGATGTTCCCTCTTCTATCTTGTCGTCATTAACAGGATGAAAACCGACGGCAGTTTGGTTGAGCTTTCTGAGGCCTCGAATGATAATAATCCAGTGCCGCCTCCACCGTCGAGCATGGCAAAGGTACTCATCCAAATTGAGTAGAACCGTCAGGCCCAGACGGTGCTCCTCGAGGCTCTCGTGTGCAACacggcccctcatggaggaggtggggccaggCGCTATGATGACTTCGCTGATTTTCTATGGACTCAACCACCCACCTTCAAGCGGGCtaaggatcctctggatgccaaccactggctccggactatcgagcagaagctcgctctcctttgatgcgaggaccacgagaaggtgctcttcgccgcccatcagcttcagggtgcAGCGGgcgtgtggtggtccaactttctggccatgcaccccgctaATCACTGGGTGTCTTGGACGGAGTTTCGCCAGGCATGCAATGAAAGAGGCTCCACAGTGTATGACACAGTGGAGATGTAATGTTTCACGAGGTGAGTTTAAATCATTAAGGATTTTCCTTAATTTAAATTActgttaaacatttaataatttatGCATTAAATTAAGCTTTAAACTAAGCTTAATTCTAATTAGAAAGTTAATtatgtttaacatgagtgtgagtatttttaatgaataggatataattaataagatttacaaaattggtttcaccaattttggagttaccaataattaattatgaattgaTGAAGCttaaacatattttattaatcAAAGAAAACTCAACACATATTTCatggctcctagtatttttaacatgaaGAGAATAATCATACCAAgataacaaaattggtttcataatctttggagcaatattcaattttctatgcattttacaagttttGGGCGATTTAATAGTTGAACAAATATTCTATTTTGCATTTTCCCGAATTAATCGAATAATGAAATGCCATAAATACTTTTTGCACCGGGGAACTCTAGCCACAGCGGCTGACAGTAGGCCTAGGCACTTGACTCCGGTCAAAATGGCTCGAGCCATTGCCGCACAGTGCACCGCCGGTTCAACTGGCTTGACCAGCACTTCACTAGCTATCCGCCCAGCCAAGGGCACCAACAAGATTAGCACGCCATGGCGAACCTGACTGAGGCACGTGTGGTTGACAGCAATGACCGGAGGGTAGCCAATGACGGTGCACAACAGCGACAGCACGACGGCGCATGCACGGGGACAGGGCAGAAGAGCGCGCTCTTCGTCTGAACGAGGGCATGGGGAGCTACGGAGTGCTAAGAGGAAGCTGGCCAGCAGGTCCCCAGGCTGACGGCCTGGCCGTGGCAAGGCTGACGACAAGCCCAGGAGCAACGGCGGTGGGTGGCTCACACAGAAccgcgcgccggcgacgggccaAGACGAAAAGGGCGCGTGCAAAAAGGTAGagaggagcttggggagctcACCGCGGGTTCAGTTGGGCTGGAGAGGCTGTGGTGAGGCAGCCAATGTTGAGGGTCAAAACAACTTGGCCGGTGTCGAGGAAGATAGCGGTACGACGTTGATTTGGAGGGGAAAATGACAGGATTCGCGTGGAAGACTATCGGCGAGGCTCCCAACGTTCTCCCACTTGCTCCTTATGGTTCGGGCTTGACAGAATAGTGTGTGGGCTCGTCGGATTTGGTCGACGGTGGCGGTGTTTTGCTGCTCTGCTCGTATGTGATAGAGAAAAGTGAGGGAGAGCGAGAGACCAAGGGAGGGGGAGGTGGATATAGGCGACGGCCGATCCCCCTCAAAGCTGCTCAGAGGTGTGACTCAACGGCGTGGCTCGGTTGCCGACCTCATAGTCAACAACGGCGGTTGCCCTCTCAAAGCCACTCAACTTGGTGAGAGGATGGAGGGGATGACGAGTTGGGCCTCGGTGAACAGTGATcgatcagaagaaaaaaatctcCGCCACTTCTTTAATCCAAAAGAAAGCCTTCCCAAGCTCCAAAATTTGTcttgtgaaactataattcatgtgcaattcattttaacttgtttgacccaaaaagcctAAGCAagtttcaaattaaaattcctcAAAATTGCAACATTTTCTAAATTGCTCTAATATTTAAGgcttcaaaataattcccaaaaatttgagaaaaatcactaataatCTTTTCATGccatggaataatttctaaaattatttctaacccTATGTTGAATAGCAAAAatgtgagttgcttcacaaggCATCAATTATTATTAAACTTAACCATTTTTGTTTAATTCTTTAATTGCATTAATTACTTACTCAAAACTTCAATTATAGTGCTTATAATGATCGTGAATGGTTAATGACTTAATTAAGGACTTTGGGACTTTGGACTGTCACAggaatcaagcaagaagaattcagCAAAACGCTTTTGCCCAAATGGTTGGATCATAGCATCTTCTCGACGAGAGAAGGCCGGACGATCTGCCCTTGGTATCGACTAGAGCCTCGAGTCTACGGAAGAAACCTGAGATATCTGCCCTATCCTACCCCTTGTATCTAATGTTTCCTCTTATTACCATAATATTTACAAGCATTACGAAAACTGCATCAGCCAAGTTGTATCGATGTTATGTTGATATATGGTAAAAATAGGTACACTTGTTAAAGTAGTTAAGAGATAACCATGTAACATAACGAGTCATAGTGATTGCTCCGTCTCTGGTGAGTTCCGTACCTAGGTACAGAGTTCATCACTTTCTCATGAATGTAATCAACAAAATTACCAGATAGTGTTGTAAGTTTCACAAGGAAATGCACCATAGTATGTATATGAATCCACCAGACAGAACGATGACATACACCGCAGTTTATCGGGAAATCACCTGGGCAGGGATCCGCACGAAACCGTTGAACAGGTAGACGGCGGGTCCGCCGCGTGAGGCTAGGGCAGCGGCGAGGACGGTGAGTGGGTTGTAGGAGGCGCCGCCCGTGGCGGCCTCGAGCCAGGCGAAGACGAACATGTAGACGACGGAGAGCGCGATTTTGGCGACCTCGCCCTCGGGCCGCCCGCCGAGGCCGAGTGTGTCGTACACGGCCAACTGCACCCACAGCGCCGCCAGCACCAGGTCGCCCGCCACCAGCCACGGCCGGATGCGGCCGCGCGACGGCGCGAGAGACGGATCCGGATCCCCTGACTTCAGGGGTGAAGTCACGAGTGGACAGTAATTTGTGAGTAGATGAACAGTTCTCTGACATCAATTTACTGTAGCAAAAATACTGTGGCAACAGTTCCGTTAATTTACTGTGCACATTTTACTGTCCCGTTACACTGTAGCAGTGCatctgatccatccatccatgatcCAACGGTCTACAGACGTTTGAAGTCACCTGACTTCACCCACtggtgaagtcagaggatccgaTTCCGCGGGAGACATGGGTGCTGGTGTCGGACTCGGAGGTGGGACTGCCAGACAGGGGCGCCGTGCgcgcgcggcggtggcggtTGGATTCCTCCCGCGAGGGATTAGGAGGAAGGCGAGCGAGTGAGGAATTTGGAGGAAGCTTAATGCGTTTTAGCCCTCCGTTGAAAGTGGAATTCAAAATGAGTAAGCCAAGATTCCCCATGTGATTAGCGGTAACTTGATGACAAGGAAACCAGCACTTCATCTTGTCGTCGTTAGATACAACTTCACATGTTTTTACATATACATGATCTGTGAGCTATCTCTTTTATCTAACTAGTCATTGGGTCCGTCTATATACGGGTGTCAGCTGTGGGAGGATGTTGAAGTGCATGGCGCGTAGCGTGTTGGGCAGGTGGACGCGCGAGCTACAGGCGAAATGTGGGAGTGAGATATACAGGAGCAGAAGACATATGAGCGGAGTAATAGGGATTAAGTGACATAAGATAGATAATTTCTGCGAAGTTTAGGGGTAATCTACAGAACTAGAGGCATGATGGAAAAAtcactacgtattttttaaatagtagagatACTCATATATTTATTGGTTTTTCATCTacttaataattattttcaTCTACCACTTTAATACGAATCTCAACATTGATGAATCATCCCATAATACGTGTCCGCATGCTAAAAATTTTGTATTCCTTATCGTCTCGTGTATTGAACAAAAACATAGTCTATGAAGATGTTGGTCGGTACTTGCTTCATTTAAACGGATTCCAGGAACTTAGGCAAAATGTCttaaattagaagaaaaataaaaaaggattgGATCTAAACGCTCTTTACCTACGTTTGTTCAGTGCATCGTATTTTAGTTATCTTCTAAGGAAGAGGGGAAATGTCAGAACGGAAAAAATGCAAAACAGATTCCGTTGCCGGGATTCGAACCCGGGTCTCTCGGGTGAGAGCCGAGTATCCTAACCAGCTAGACTACAACGGATGTCTGAGCCTGATAGCTTAGTTATCATATaatttatttggcttgatgacTTTCACGTACAAATAAACGGCTGTACTTCATATTTATCCACATATATTGAATTTTCTATTGGAGGAGCCCTATCGTGGCCACATTACACAATGTATTCACATGCTTGGATGCAAGCTCGACCTCGAGACCAAGAGGAGATCAAATGAGGTGAGGGAGTACGAATCCAGCACAACACCCATCTGCTCTCGCGCGTTGGTTATCGGGCTTGCCACCGGCACCACCTAGAACATTTCACACCAAATTTTAGACATTACAAGCACTAAAACTACTAAATCCCAGGCATAATCACTATCATGTTGTATTTTGTTGGGAATGCATTGATTCAAGTTGATGTACCAAACCTTGTCTGGTTGTTGGAAGGAGTTCTCATCCCGCAGCCAACCAGACGTAAGAACCGTCTTTATGGATCCAAATGTCTGAATATCAGTTTCCAGCCCGGTTACAGATATATTAAGATTAACAGCTTTGCTACCGAAATTTACAACctgcaaaagaaaatattttgccaagttatttttttatttgcattAGCTCAGCTAAGTTACTCAATGAGAGAATAAAATCACCTTTATTTTCAGGTAAGTGTTCCCATCTTGCGGATTCTTCCAAGTGATAGCAGACGTGACCAATTGATCATAGTTTGACAGTTGAATAGTCGGATGGAGTGTTGCACCACTTGAATCCTTGAAGAAGTGTAGCATCCAGTAATTTGGACATCCATAATGTTGCCATGAGTTAAAGACTATGGCATCTGGATTCCACCTATGAAGGAGAACAGCATATTTTATCGATGAATCATTAAGTAGAAACACAGTTATCATGCAGAAGTAAACATCCATTATCAAGTGGAAACACAGCTATCATACAGAAGTATATTTCCTTATCCAGAAAACTTCCCATTTAACTGATAATCCAAAATGTAGTTTGTCTTCTGTACATGAAAGGTGGGACAAGAAATTTTAACTGATTGCCCAGTGTGAAGCATATATATCATTTACCTGCGATCATTGTCATTTACAAAGAGTGGGGCACAGCTTGCCATCTCAACCACATCGCTGCATAGAAACAGTTGCAAAACAAATAAGCCTTAACAAAATCTACTAtcacccaagagccaaaccagAAATAGCATTAAGAAACCTGTTTCTTTCTAATCCAATGAGAAATGCAGCTTCAGCTAAAGCAGCTATGAGTGTTCCTCGGCCAGCATCGTTTCCAGTCACAGCATATTCACTGACAATTGCCTGCAGATTACACTGGGCATTACCAGCAAGTTGTAAGGATGACAATTGAGGTAGAAATTTCAAAGCAATTACCTTGGGTCCATTACGGGCAGAGTTATCAAACATTGTAGATTTGGAAAACATATCACTAGATGAGGTATAGACCTGTAACATAGCAGATGTCAGACTCTcctaaaaagataaaataaattattcTAAGTGAAGACCGAGCAAAACAGTCATTACATGAACATCATATAGATCAGCAGGGTTGACTGGTGAAATAGCAGATCTATCACAGCTTGATATGATTTTGACGTCTGGGTAGGATGCTTTTATCGCAGAATAGAACTTCACGTAGTTCTCTACAAAATGAGACAATTGGTTTCTTGGCATAGCAATAAAACTAAAACCTAAGGAATTTAATGTTTCTTTGAAAAAGAACGTTCCTACGAAGCCAGACAGGAAGAAAATGGAACTGTCTGAAAACCTTTATAGTAGTACTTCGAACATTCTTGATTCCCTATTGAAACATAATAAAGCTGAAAGGGATCTGGATGCCCCATTGCTGCACGAACTGAACCCCATGCAGTCTGGGGGTCTCCCCTGGCAAAATCAATTCCATTAACAACATCCTGCAACATGCAAGCACGAAGAGATTTGAAGGAGAACACAGTGTGTATTAAGTAATTAAGGATATTCCAATCAGAAAATTTCTAAGAATGGAACCATATACTCTAGAAAACTTCATAGCACCTAAGAGTAGGGATTTTCCCTACTGTAATTCCTTAAAAAAACGTATGTGTGACCTTTTTTCTTAGCATAACGAGGAAGTGGTGGAAATCCTAATTAACAATATTACATGGAAATCCTAATTAACATATTACAAGCCTCATGCCCATGCCAGCATTTGACTTTCTTTTTCCTCATTTCCAGCATATTTAGACATGAAGCGCAACCATTGCCTGAGCAATGCTTGTGTGGTAAGTAAGTACATTATGCTAGTCCAAAGTTGTTAGAACAGATGAAAATAAAGTATATAAGTTTAAAGACCCAACAATCTTAGACTAGAAATCAAAAGTCACTTACAATGTCAGTAGTATTGGACTAAGGATGCAGAACCCCACAATTTGAATTCACCAGTTAGCATACTTGCTATTAGCTCTGTAGCATTTTTATTTCGCAGTTCTCGTTGAACAAGCTTatgcttgtttctttttttctgttgCCATTGGTTCTTTCCTGGGATAACCCTTGACAAATAAATTAAGGGATAGTTTTCATACCACATTTTTCTGATTACTAGATGTTAAATTAAGGAAAAAGAGTTAATAGGTAACCCATAACCATATTTTTTTCAGTTTAATGCTGAGAAAACTTGCTAAGGGAAGAACTCAATACAGATAAATGCACTTTGTGAATCATAGAGTTTAAGCACCTTCAGTTCATTCATCAGCTCTATTCTTTTTTGGACCAAAGGATCATTTTCAAATTAAACATTCAAAAACAAACCTTTACAAAAGCAGCAATTGTTGCAGATGGAACTTCTTCATTGAGGCTGGCCCCTGTCACATTGGAAGGAATTCCACCAAACCTATCAGGGTAAGTTATCTCTCCAAATATGTGAAGGCTTTTtatgcctttttcttttttactttcttGATATAGCAATTACCATCATTGACCACCCAAACTGGGTAAGCACCAAGGTCTTCTGCTAGCTGCATTAACGAAATAGCAAATCTCAGCTTCAACAGAGTTTTTGTCCACAATATGTGAACTTTCAGTTCAGAGACAAGCAGCAGTATTTTACTCACTTGGAGGAACTCCAAAAATCCAAGTCCATCATCAGTCCAGTAGCCCCAAGCATCATTAAAATGACCAGGTCTCTCTTCCCATGGTCCAACAGTTTCACTCCAGCGGAATGCATTTAATAAATAATTCCCCATTACATAGTTGCCACCTAAAGTAACAAATGTACTGTCAATTCCCAGCAATCTCAATGTCTAACTAGGAGTCTACAAAGGAGATCATGATTTATTTTCTTAGTTGACCATTCTGGATTAATTCATATAATGAAAACACaaacacaaaatatatcatgCATATACAAACTGATGCATCTTGTATTCAGTAAAAGAGTGATACTAAATGTAGTACTCAACGAGTGATACTACATCTAGGAagtttcttctttatttttcttgaaatGCTCTTACAAAGTTATAGAAACGTTGATATCGATTCCTTTTACATTTCAGATCAGGATTAGATTTGCCAAAAGTACAGGTAAGCTATCATTTACAGATTCTGTAGCATAAATTGTGTATGGATGGAAATATATAAGTTCTGTGTCAAACCACAAGAGTCGGTAACAAAACAATTTTGGTAAATAACATACTAATAATCATGGTTGCAGGGCACATATTTTCAACATATCTTTTTTTTCGAGATAGAGAGAGTACACGGCACATCTTTTAAACATATCATCCAATTCTTGCACATACAGAAATGGAGGGAAAATTTTGCATGCTGCAATCATGATTACTGGTTTGTTACTCTGAGACCGAAGGTGTACTCTTTTACATAAATCATAGACATACATGATTGACAATGATAAACGAATCAAGAGTATGTGCAAGGTATATGCATCTAAAGCTCTACCGGACTGCTAGCCATATAATCAGCAAGTACTTGCACATTATTCACAACATCGTATTACTTTGTCTGCTCTTATGGTGAAATAAATCCAGGCTCTTCCCTCACATGTTGGGTGGTACTGAGGCATAATACCTTCACCTCTATATATGAAGAATCTCATGTAAGATAAAATGAAAAGTGACAAAACCTGGAAATTTTAGAAATCGAGGCTTCAGGTTTGCCAGCATAGAGACAAGATCTTTACGAAAACCATGCccctgagaaaaaaaaatgataaataaaGGTCACTGTTAGATCAAGAAATGGAAATTCCTTGACACCTTAGTTAACTACAGATAAGATATTTTCCTTTCTTGTGCTTAGACCATTTTCTAAACGTGAATAGGTATTAAATTTTCAATGAAACAATATAATtgcatataaaaaatttatagttTAGCAGGCATTTCAAGGGGTAAAAACATCATCACACAATGCAATTCTGATTATCCATGGACAACATAGTTAGACGAAGATCTGTTAACATTATCTGAACCAAGAATAATTCTTTTCAGCAGCAGAAATTAAATTTAACGAAAATTATGATTCAGGATATGATGTGTTTGGATATGTGACAAGATATATAAAATAGTTGGTGATTGTAAAACGGCCTATACAATGATTTTGTGCTTCTCACATACTCTTTTGGCGGAAATATGCATCAAAGGATAAAAGGGAACTTGGAAATTAATTACCATGTAAGTATCTGATGGCATAAGTGATACTTGATCAAACCAAATTATGCCACTTTTGCTGGTTGTAAGCTCA of Phragmites australis chromosome 3, lpPhrAust1.1, whole genome shotgun sequence contains these proteins:
- the LOC133912385 gene encoding alpha-L-arabinofuranosidase 1-like isoform X1 encodes the protein MGILRPSSVWRLLHVLVLVCTLRQILFAGSVAAQTAQLSVDASPQNVQMIPGNMFGIFFEEINHAGAGGLWAELVSNRGFEAGGPNTPSNIDPWLIIGDESNIVVATDRSSCFAGNPIALRMEVLCEASGTNACPSGGVGIYNPGFWGMNIEKTKVYRVSMYIKSSDSVELAVSLTSSDGLQNLAAHTITADKEDFAEWTKVEFDLQSNERNTNSRLELTTSKSGIIWFDQVSLMPSDTYMGHGFRKDLVSMLANLKPRFLKFPGGNYVMGNYLLNAFRWSETVGPWEERPGHFNDAWGYWTDDGLGFLEFLQLAEDLGAYPVWVVNDGASLNEEVPSATIAAFVKDVVNGIDFARGDPQTAWGSVRAAMGHPDPFQLYYVSIGNQECSKYYYKENYVKFYSAIKASYPDVKIISSCDRSAISPVNPADLYDVHVYTSSSDMFSKSTMFDNSARNGPKCNLQAIVSEYAVTGNDAGRGTLIAALAEAAFLIGLERNSDVVEMASCAPLFVNDNDRRWNPDAIVFNSWQHYGCPNYWMLHFFKDSSGATLHPTIQLSNYDQLVTSAITWKNPQDGNTYLKIKVVNFGSKAVNLNISVTGLETDIQTFGSIKTVLTSGWLRDENSFQQPDKVVPVASPITNAREQMGVVLDSYSLTSFDLLLVSRSSLHPSM
- the LOC133912385 gene encoding alpha-L-arabinofuranosidase 1-like isoform X2 gives rise to the protein MGILRPSSVWRLLHVLVLVCTLRQILFAGSVAAQTAQLSVDASPQNVQMIPGNMFGIFFEEINHAGAGGLWAELVSNRGFEAGGPNTPSNIDPWLIIGDESNIVVATDRSSCFAGNPIALRMEVLCEASGTNACPSGGVGIYNPGFWGMNIEKTKVYRVSMYIKSSDSVELAVSLTSSDGLQNLAAHTITADKEDFAEWTKVEFDLQSNERNTNSRLELTTSKSGIIWFDQVSLMPSDTYMGHGFRKDLVSMLANLKPRFLKFPGGNYVMGNYLLNAFRWSETVGPWEERPGHFNDAWGYWTDDGLGFLEFLQLAEDLGAYPVWVVNDGASLNEEVPSATIAAFVKDVVNGIDFARGDPQTAWGSVRAAMGHPDPFQLYYVSIGNQECSKYYYKENYVKFYSAIKASYPDVKIISSCDRSAISPVNPADLYDVHVYTSSSDMFSKSTMFDNSARNGPKAIVSEYAVTGNDAGRGTLIAALAEAAFLIGLERNSDVVEMASCAPLFVNDNDRRWNPDAIVFNSWQHYGCPNYWMLHFFKDSSGATLHPTIQLSNYDQLVTSAITWKNPQDGNTYLKIKVVNFGSKAVNLNISVTGLETDIQTFGSIKTVLTSGWLRDENSFQQPDKVVPVASPITNAREQMGVVLDSYSLTSFDLLLVSRSSLHPSM